One window from the genome of Trabulsiella odontotermitis encodes:
- the oppA gene encoding oligopeptide ABC transporter substrate-binding protein OppA: MSIITKKSLIAAGVFTALIAGNAAMAADVPAGVQLAEKQTLVRNNGTEVQSLDAHKIEGVPESNINRDLFEGLVETGVDGQPVPGVAESWDNKDFKVWTFHLRKDAKWSDGSPVTAQDFVYSWQRLADPKTASPYESYLQYGHIANIDDIIAGKKPATDLGVKAVDDHTLEVTLSEPVPYFYKLLVHSSMTPVPKAAIEKYGEKWTQPANIVSNGAYKLKEWVVNERIVLERNPNYWDNAKTVINQVTYLPISSEVTDVNRYRSGEIDMTYNNMPIELFQKLKKEIPNEVHVDPYLCTYYYEINNQKAPFTDVRVRTALKLGLDRDIIVNKVKNQGDLPAYGFTPPYTDGAKLTEPEWFKWSQEKRNAEAKKLLAEAGYTADKPLTFNLLYNTSDLHKKLAIAVASIWKKNLGVNVKLENQEWKTFLDTRHQGNFDVARAAWCADYNEPTSFLNMLLSNSSNNTAHYKSEAFDTILADALKVTDEAQRTALYDKAEMQLDKDSAIAPVYYYVNARLVKPWVGGYTGKDPMDNIHVKNLYIIKH; encoded by the coding sequence ATGTCCATCATTACAAAAAAAAGTCTAATTGCAGCAGGTGTCTTCACTGCACTAATCGCTGGCAATGCGGCCATGGCTGCCGATGTACCAGCGGGTGTTCAGTTGGCGGAAAAGCAAACGCTGGTGCGTAATAACGGTACTGAAGTACAGTCGCTCGATGCGCACAAAATTGAAGGTGTACCGGAATCGAACATCAACCGCGATCTGTTCGAAGGCTTAGTGGAAACCGGCGTTGATGGCCAGCCAGTGCCTGGCGTGGCAGAATCGTGGGATAACAAAGATTTTAAAGTCTGGACATTCCATCTGCGTAAAGACGCAAAATGGTCAGACGGTTCGCCGGTAACGGCGCAGGATTTCGTCTACAGCTGGCAGCGCCTGGCTGATCCGAAAACCGCTTCTCCTTATGAAAGTTATTTGCAGTATGGTCATATCGCTAATATTGATGACATTATTGCCGGGAAAAAGCCGGCGACCGATCTCGGCGTGAAAGCTGTTGATGACCATACGCTGGAAGTGACCTTATCTGAACCTGTTCCTTATTTCTATAAACTGCTTGTTCACTCCTCCATGACGCCAGTTCCTAAAGCCGCTATTGAAAAATATGGTGAGAAGTGGACCCAGCCGGCGAATATTGTTTCTAACGGCGCGTATAAACTGAAAGAGTGGGTGGTCAACGAACGTATTGTTCTGGAGCGTAACCCTAATTACTGGGATAACGCCAAGACGGTGATTAACCAGGTCACCTACCTGCCAATTTCCTCTGAAGTGACCGACGTTAACCGCTATCGTAGCGGCGAAATCGACATGACCTATAACAACATGCCGATCGAGTTATTCCAGAAGCTGAAAAAAGAGATCCCGAATGAAGTGCATGTTGATCCCTATCTCTGCACTTATTATTACGAAATTAACAACCAGAAAGCCCCGTTCACGGATGTGCGTGTCCGTACCGCACTGAAACTGGGTCTGGATCGCGACATTATCGTCAATAAAGTGAAAAACCAGGGCGACCTGCCTGCTTACGGTTTCACCCCGCCATATACCGATGGCGCAAAACTGACCGAGCCGGAATGGTTTAAGTGGTCACAGGAAAAACGTAACGCAGAAGCGAAAAAACTGCTGGCTGAAGCAGGCTATACGGCGGACAAACCGCTGACCTTCAATCTGCTCTATAACACCTCTGATCTGCACAAAAAACTGGCTATTGCCGTGGCGTCCATCTGGAAGAAAAATCTGGGCGTTAACGTGAAGCTGGAAAACCAGGAGTGGAAAACCTTCCTCGACACCCGTCATCAGGGCAACTTTGATGTGGCGCGTGCGGCCTGGTGTGCGGATTATAACGAACCGACATCCTTCCTGAACATGCTGCTGTCGAACAGCTCCAACAATACCGCGCACTATAAGAGCGAAGCCTTTGATACTATCCTGGCGGATGCGCTGAAAGTGACGGATGAAGCGCAGCGTACCGCGCTGTACGACAAAGCAGAAATGCAGCTGGATAAAGATTCTGCAATTGCCCCGGTTTATTACTACGTTAACGCCCGCCTCGTGAAACCATGGGTTGGTGGTTATACCGGTAAAGATCCGATGGATAATATCCACGTCAAGAACTTGTATATTATCAAGCATTAA
- the tdk gene encoding thymidine kinase, translating into MAQLYFYYSAMNAGKSTALLQSSYNYQERGMRTLVYTAEIDDRFGAGKVSSRIGLSSPAKLFNQQSALFTEISEQHARERINCVLVDECQFLTRQQVYELSEVVDTLDIPVLCYGLRTDFRGELFTGSQYLLAWSDKLVELKTICFCGRKASMVLRLDQAGRPFNEGEQVVIGGNERYVSVCRKHYKEALAEGSLTRIQDGSV; encoded by the coding sequence ATGGCACAACTTTATTTTTACTATTCGGCAATGAATGCCGGTAAATCGACCGCTTTGCTACAGTCTTCCTACAATTACCAGGAACGTGGGATGCGGACGCTGGTATATACAGCGGAAATTGATGACCGTTTTGGCGCGGGCAAAGTCAGTTCGAGAATAGGGCTGTCGTCTCCGGCAAAGCTCTTTAATCAGCAATCCGCACTGTTTACCGAGATTAGCGAACAACACGCGCGTGAGCGGATCAACTGCGTATTAGTCGATGAATGCCAGTTTCTGACGCGCCAGCAGGTCTATGAGCTCTCCGAAGTGGTAGACACACTGGATATCCCTGTACTGTGCTATGGCCTGCGTACGGACTTCCGTGGCGAGCTGTTCACCGGTAGCCAGTATCTGCTCGCCTGGTCAGATAAGCTGGTTGAACTGAAAACTATCTGTTTCTGTGGCCGGAAGGCCAGCATGGTATTACGCCTCGATCAGGCAGGGCGCCCATTTAATGAGGGCGAGCAGGTGGTGATAGGCGGGAATGAACGTTATGTTTCTGTTTGCCGCAAACATTATAAAGAAGCGCTCGCAGAAGGCTCTCTGACTCGTATTCAGGACGGATCAGTGTAA
- the oppF gene encoding murein tripeptide/oligopeptide ABC transporter ATP-binding protein OppF, with translation MNAVTENRKVLLEIADLKVHFDIKDGKQWFWQPAKTLKAVDGVTLRLYEGETLGVVGESGCGKSTFARAIIGLVKATDGKVAWLGKDLLGMKPDEWRAVRSDIQMIFQDPLASLNPRMTIGEIIAEPLRTYHPKMPRQEVRDRVKTMMMKVGLLPNLINRYPHEFSGGQCQRIGIARALILEPKLIICDEPVSALDVSIQAQVVNLLQQLQREMGLSLIFIAHDLAVVKHISDRVLVMYLGHAVELGTYDEVYHNPLHPYTRALMSAVPIPDPDLEKAKEIQLLEGELPSPINPPSGCVFRTRCPIAGPECAKTRPVLEGSFRHAVSCLKVDPL, from the coding sequence ATGAACGCCGTAACTGAAAATCGTAAAGTGCTGCTCGAAATTGCTGATCTGAAAGTGCATTTCGATATCAAAGACGGCAAACAGTGGTTCTGGCAGCCGGCGAAAACGCTGAAAGCCGTGGATGGCGTCACCCTGCGTCTGTACGAAGGGGAAACGCTGGGCGTGGTGGGCGAGTCGGGCTGCGGTAAGTCTACCTTTGCGCGCGCGATCATTGGTCTGGTGAAAGCGACAGACGGAAAGGTGGCGTGGCTGGGGAAAGATCTGCTGGGCATGAAACCGGATGAGTGGCGTGCCGTACGCAGTGACATCCAGATGATTTTCCAGGATCCGCTGGCCTCACTGAACCCGCGCATGACCATCGGCGAAATTATCGCGGAGCCGCTGCGCACCTATCATCCTAAAATGCCGCGTCAGGAAGTCCGTGATCGCGTCAAAACGATGATGATGAAAGTGGGTTTGCTGCCGAATCTGATTAACCGCTATCCGCATGAATTCTCAGGCGGACAATGTCAGCGTATCGGCATCGCCCGCGCGCTGATCCTTGAGCCAAAACTGATTATTTGTGACGAGCCGGTTTCCGCGCTGGATGTGTCGATTCAGGCGCAGGTGGTTAACCTGCTGCAACAGCTGCAGCGTGAGATGGGACTGTCGCTGATTTTCATCGCCCACGACCTGGCGGTGGTGAAGCATATCTCTGATCGCGTGCTGGTGATGTATCTGGGCCATGCCGTTGAGCTTGGCACTTACGATGAGGTGTATCACAACCCGCTGCATCCCTACACCCGGGCACTGATGTCAGCGGTGCCGATCCCTGATCCCGACCTGGAAAAAGCGAAAGAGATCCAGTTGCTGGAAGGGGAACTTCCGTCGCCGATTAACCCGCCTTCCGGGTGCGTATTCCGCACGCGCTGCCCGATTGCCGGGCCGGAGTGTGCTAAAACGCGACCGGTACTCGAAGGGAGTTTCCGCCACGCGGTCTCCTGTCTGAAGGTAGACCCGTTATAA
- the adhE gene encoding bifunctional acetaldehyde-CoA/alcohol dehydrogenase, with protein sequence MAVTNVAELNALVERVKKAQREYASFTQEQVDKIFRAAALAAADARIPLAKMAVAESGMGIIEDKVIKNHFASEYIYNAYKDEKTCGVLSEDDTFGTITIAEPIGIICGIVPTTNPTSTAIFKSLISLKTRNAIIFSPHPRAKDATNKAADIVLQAAIAAGAPKDLIGWIDQPSVELSNALMHHPDINLILATGGPGMVKAAYSSGKPAIGVGAGNTPVVIDETADIKRAVASVLMSKTFDNGVICASEQSVVVVDSVYDAVRERFASHGGYLLQGKELKAVQDIILKNGALNAAIVGQPAYKIAELAGFTVPATTKILIGEVKVVDESEPFAHEKLSPTLAMYRAKDFEDAVDKAEKLVAMGGIGHTSCLYTDQDNQPERVNYFGQMMKTARILINTPASQGGIGDLYNFKLAPSLTLGCGSWGGNSISENVGPKHLINKKTVAKRAENMLWHKLPKSIYFRRGSLPIALDEVITDGHKRALIVTDRFLFNNGYADQITSVLKAAGVETEVFFEVEADPTLTIVRKGAELANSFKPDVIIALGGGSPMDAAKIMWVMYEHPETHFEELALRFMDIRKRIYKFPKMGVKAKMIAVTTTSGTGSEVTPFAVVTDDSTGQKYPLADYALTPDMAIVDANLVMDMPKSLCAFGGLDAVTHALEAYVSVLASEFSDGQALQALKLLKENLPASYNEGSKNPVARERVHSAATIAGIAFANAFLGVCHSMAHKLGSQFHIPHGLANALLISNVIRYNANDNPTKQTAFSQYDRPQARRRYAEIADHLGLSAPGDRTAAKIEKLLAWLESMKAELGIPKSIREAGVQEADFLAHVDKLSEDAFDDQCTGANPRYPLISELKQILLDTYYGRAYTEGEAVAEKKEAAPVKADKKAKKTA encoded by the coding sequence ATGGCTGTTACTAATGTCGCTGAACTTAACGCGCTCGTTGAGCGTGTCAAAAAAGCCCAGCGTGAATATGCCAGTTTCACTCAAGAACAAGTAGACAAAATCTTCCGCGCTGCCGCTCTGGCCGCTGCAGATGCTCGAATCCCTCTCGCTAAGATGGCCGTTGCCGAATCCGGCATGGGTATCATCGAAGATAAAGTGATTAAAAACCACTTCGCTTCTGAATACATCTATAACGCATACAAAGATGAAAAAACCTGTGGCGTGCTGTCTGAAGACGACACCTTCGGGACTATCACCATTGCTGAGCCTATCGGCATCATCTGCGGTATCGTTCCGACCACTAACCCGACCTCTACGGCTATCTTCAAATCACTGATCAGCCTGAAGACCCGTAACGCCATCATCTTCTCTCCGCACCCGCGTGCTAAAGATGCCACCAACAAAGCGGCTGACATTGTTCTGCAGGCTGCTATCGCGGCTGGTGCACCAAAAGATCTGATCGGCTGGATTGATCAACCTTCAGTTGAACTCTCTAACGCGCTGATGCATCACCCGGACATCAACCTGATCCTCGCGACCGGTGGTCCGGGCATGGTTAAGGCCGCTTACAGCTCCGGTAAACCAGCAATCGGCGTAGGCGCGGGCAACACGCCTGTGGTTATCGACGAAACCGCTGATATCAAACGTGCTGTGGCTTCCGTTCTGATGTCTAAAACCTTCGATAACGGTGTTATCTGTGCTTCTGAGCAGTCCGTTGTGGTGGTTGACTCTGTTTATGATGCGGTTCGCGAACGCTTCGCCAGCCACGGCGGCTATCTGCTGCAGGGCAAAGAGCTGAAAGCTGTTCAGGACATCATTCTGAAAAATGGCGCGCTGAACGCGGCTATCGTAGGTCAGCCAGCGTACAAAATCGCTGAACTGGCAGGCTTCACCGTACCGGCTACCACCAAGATCCTGATTGGTGAAGTAAAAGTTGTCGACGAAAGCGAGCCGTTCGCTCACGAAAAACTGTCTCCGACACTGGCGATGTATCGTGCGAAAGACTTCGAAGACGCGGTTGATAAAGCTGAGAAACTGGTAGCAATGGGCGGTATCGGTCATACCTCCTGTCTGTACACTGACCAGGACAACCAGCCAGAACGCGTGAACTACTTCGGTCAGATGATGAAAACCGCGCGTATCCTGATCAACACCCCGGCTTCTCAGGGTGGTATCGGCGACCTGTACAACTTCAAACTCGCACCTTCCCTGACTCTGGGTTGTGGTTCCTGGGGTGGTAACTCCATCTCTGAAAACGTTGGTCCGAAACACCTGATCAACAAGAAAACCGTTGCTAAGCGAGCTGAAAACATGTTGTGGCACAAACTTCCGAAATCTATCTACTTCCGTCGTGGCTCACTGCCGATCGCACTGGATGAAGTGATTACTGATGGTCACAAACGCGCGCTGATCGTGACTGACCGCTTCCTGTTCAATAACGGTTACGCTGACCAGATCACCTCTGTTCTGAAAGCGGCTGGCGTTGAAACCGAAGTGTTCTTCGAAGTTGAAGCTGACCCGACGCTGACCATCGTGCGTAAAGGTGCAGAACTGGCGAACTCCTTCAAACCAGACGTGATCATCGCGCTGGGTGGTGGTTCCCCGATGGACGCCGCGAAAATCATGTGGGTTATGTACGAACATCCGGAAACTCACTTCGAAGAACTGGCGCTGCGCTTTATGGATATCCGTAAACGTATCTACAAGTTCCCGAAAATGGGCGTGAAAGCGAAAATGATCGCCGTCACCACCACCTCCGGTACCGGTTCTGAAGTGACGCCGTTTGCAGTAGTTACTGACGACTCTACCGGTCAGAAATATCCGCTGGCTGACTATGCGCTGACACCGGATATGGCGATTGTTGACGCCAACCTCGTGATGGATATGCCGAAATCACTGTGTGCCTTCGGTGGTCTGGATGCGGTGACCCACGCGCTGGAAGCTTACGTTTCCGTGCTGGCCTCCGAGTTCTCTGATGGTCAGGCTCTGCAGGCACTGAAACTGCTGAAAGAGAACCTGCCAGCGTCCTATAACGAAGGTTCCAAAAACCCGGTTGCCCGTGAACGCGTTCACAGTGCAGCGACTATCGCCGGTATCGCGTTTGCGAACGCCTTCCTCGGTGTATGTCACTCCATGGCGCACAAACTGGGCTCACAGTTCCATATTCCGCACGGTCTGGCCAACGCCCTGCTGATCAGCAACGTTATCCGTTACAACGCGAATGATAACCCGACCAAGCAGACCGCATTCAGCCAGTATGACCGTCCGCAGGCTCGCCGTCGTTACGCTGAAATCGCCGACCACCTGGGTCTGAGCGCACCGGGCGACCGTACTGCTGCGAAAATCGAGAAACTGCTGGCATGGCTGGAAAGCATGAAAGCTGAACTGGGTATTCCGAAGTCAATCCGCGAAGCGGGTGTTCAGGAAGCTGACTTCCTGGCGCACGTTGACAAGCTGTCTGAAGATGCGTTCGATGACCAGTGTACTGGCGCAAACCCGCGCTACCCGCTGATCTCCGAGCTGAAACAGATCCTGCTGGATACCTACTACGGACGTGCTTACACTGAAGGTGAAGCGGTAGCAGAGAAGAAAGAAGCGGCTCCGGTTAAAGCAGATAAGAAAGCGAAAAAAACCGCTTAA
- a CDS encoding HI1450 family dsDNA-mimic protein, which produces MDMDLNNRLTEDETLEQAYDIFLELAVDNLDPADIILFNLQFEERGGAELFDPSEDWLEHVDFDLDPDFFAEVVIGLADTDGGELNDIFARVLLCREKDHKFCHILWRE; this is translated from the coding sequence ATGGATATGGATTTAAACAATCGCCTGACCGAAGACGAAACGCTCGAGCAGGCTTACGATATTTTTCTCGAACTGGCGGTCGATAACCTCGATCCCGCAGATATCATTCTGTTTAATTTACAGTTTGAGGAACGTGGCGGCGCAGAGTTATTCGACCCTTCAGAAGACTGGCTGGAGCATGTCGATTTCGACCTCGATCCAGACTTCTTCGCCGAAGTGGTGATTGGCCTCGCAGATACCGATGGCGGCGAGCTCAATGATATTTTCGCCCGTGTGCTGCTCTGTCGCGAAAAAGACCATAAATTCTGCCACATCCTGTGGCGTGAGTAA
- a CDS encoding YchE family NAAT transporter, which translates to MIQTLFDFPTYTKFFIGLFALVNPVGIIPVFISMTSYQSAPVRNKTNLTATLSVAIILWTSLFLGDGILQLFGISIDSFRIAGGILVVTIAMSMISGKLGEDKQNKQEKSETAIRENVGVVPLALPLMAGPGAISSTIVWGTRYHSLAHLIGFSIAIALFAFCCWGVFRLAPWLVRLLGQTGINVVTRIMGLLLMALGIEFIVTGIKAIFPGLLN; encoded by the coding sequence GTGATTCAAACCTTGTTTGATTTTCCCACGTACACCAAATTTTTCATCGGGCTATTTGCTCTGGTTAACCCGGTCGGGATTATTCCTGTCTTTATTAGTATGACCAGCTACCAGTCGGCGCCGGTCAGAAACAAAACGAACCTTACCGCCACGCTGTCCGTTGCTATCATTCTCTGGACGTCACTGTTTTTAGGCGACGGCATTCTGCAGTTATTTGGTATTTCCATCGATTCATTCCGCATCGCCGGCGGCATCCTTGTCGTCACCATTGCGATGTCGATGATTAGCGGCAAACTGGGTGAAGATAAACAGAACAAGCAGGAAAAATCAGAAACGGCGATCCGTGAGAATGTCGGCGTTGTGCCACTGGCGTTGCCGCTCATGGCGGGGCCGGGGGCCATCAGTTCTACCATCGTCTGGGGAACTCGCTATCATAGTCTGGCGCACCTGATCGGGTTTTCCATCGCCATCGCGCTTTTTGCTTTCTGCTGTTGGGGCGTTTTCCGTCTCGCACCCTGGCTGGTACGTTTGCTGGGGCAAACCGGTATTAACGTCGTCACCCGTATTATGGGCCTGCTGCTGATGGCGCTGGGTATCGAGTTTATCGTTACCGGGATCAAAGCGATTTTCCCGGGCCTTCTGAATTAA
- the oppB gene encoding oligopeptide ABC transporter permease OppB translates to MLKFIFRRCLEAIPTLFVLITISFFMMRLAPGSPFTGERTLPPEVMANIEAKYHLNDPISTQYFSYLKQLAHGDFGPSFKYKDYSVNDLVAASFPVSAKLGAAAFLFAVIVGVSAGVIAALRQNTAWDYTVMGFAMTGVVIPSFVVAPLLVMVFAITLHWLPGGGWNGGALKFMILPMVALSLAYIASIARITRGSMIEVLHSNFIRTARAKGLPMRRIIFRHALKPALLPVLSYMGPAFVGIITGSMVIETIYGLPGIGQLFVNGALNRDYSLVLSLTILVGALTILFNAVVDVLYAVIDPKIRY, encoded by the coding sequence ATGTTAAAATTTATATTTCGTCGTTGTCTGGAAGCGATTCCGACACTCTTTGTTCTTATTACTATTTCCTTCTTCATGATGCGCCTCGCACCGGGAAGTCCATTCACTGGTGAACGTACGTTGCCGCCAGAAGTCATGGCCAACATTGAGGCGAAATACCATCTTAACGATCCAATCTCCACGCAATATTTCAGCTACCTGAAGCAGCTGGCGCATGGCGATTTCGGACCGTCATTTAAATATAAGGATTACTCGGTCAATGATCTGGTGGCGGCCAGTTTCCCGGTTTCTGCGAAGCTGGGGGCAGCGGCTTTTTTGTTCGCTGTGATCGTTGGCGTTAGTGCGGGGGTGATTGCCGCCCTCAGGCAAAACACCGCGTGGGATTACACCGTCATGGGGTTTGCGATGACCGGGGTGGTTATCCCGAGCTTTGTTGTCGCGCCGCTGCTGGTGATGGTTTTTGCTATTACGCTGCACTGGTTGCCCGGCGGCGGCTGGAACGGCGGGGCGCTGAAATTTATGATCCTGCCGATGGTGGCGTTGTCGCTCGCGTATATCGCCAGTATCGCGCGTATTACCCGCGGCTCGATGATTGAAGTGCTGCACTCTAATTTTATTCGTACCGCGCGCGCCAAAGGACTACCGATGCGGCGGATTATCTTCCGCCATGCGCTGAAACCTGCGTTGCTGCCGGTACTTTCCTATATGGGGCCGGCTTTCGTCGGTATTATCACCGGTTCAATGGTCATCGAAACTATTTATGGTTTGCCGGGCATCGGCCAGCTGTTCGTTAACGGTGCGCTTAACCGTGACTACTCGCTGGTGCTGAGCCTTACGATTCTGGTCGGCGCGCTGACGATCCTGTTCAACGCGGTAGTTGACGTGCTGTATGCCGTCATCGATCCGAAAATCCGTTACTGA
- the hns gene encoding histone-like nucleoid-structuring protein H-NS, translating to MSEALKILNNIRTLRAQARECTLETLEEMLEKLEVVVNERREEESAAAAEIEERTRKLQQYREMLIADGIDPNELLNSMAAAKSGTKAKRAARPAKYSYVDENGETKTWTGQGRTPAVIKKAMDEKGKSLDDFLIKD from the coding sequence ATGAGCGAAGCACTTAAAATTCTGAACAACATCCGTACTCTTCGTGCGCAGGCAAGAGAATGCACCCTTGAAACGCTGGAAGAGATGCTGGAAAAATTAGAAGTTGTCGTTAATGAGCGCCGTGAAGAAGAAAGCGCTGCTGCGGCAGAAATCGAAGAGCGCACTCGTAAGTTGCAACAATATCGTGAAATGCTGATTGCTGACGGTATTGATCCAAACGAACTGCTGAACAGCATGGCAGCAGCTAAATCTGGAACTAAAGCAAAACGCGCAGCTCGTCCGGCTAAATATAGCTACGTTGACGAAAACGGCGAAACCAAAACATGGACTGGCCAGGGTCGTACCCCGGCAGTTATCAAAAAAGCCATGGATGAAAAAGGTAAATCTCTGGACGATTTCCTGATCAAAGACTGA
- a CDS encoding ABC transporter ATP-binding protein produces the protein MSTIDMVKTPQQQQSSLLLDVKDLRVTFKTPDGDVTAVNDLNFSLKAGETLGIVGESGSGKSQTAFALMGLLAQNGTIGGSATFNGRQILNLPERELNKLRAEQISMIFQDPMTSLNPYMRVGEQLMEVLMLHKNMGKAEAFEESVKMLDAVKMPEARKRMRMFPHEFSGGMRQRVMIAMALMCRPKLLIADEPTTALDVTVQAQIMTLLNELKREFNTAIIMITHDLGVVAGICDKVLVMYAGRTMEYGQARDVFYHPAHPYSIGLLNAVPRLDAEGESLLTIPGNPPNLLRLPKGCPFQPRCPHAMEICHSAPPLEEFAPGRLRACFKPVGDLL, from the coding sequence ATGAGTACGATTGACATGGTAAAAACCCCGCAACAGCAACAGTCATCGCTGCTGCTGGACGTGAAAGATTTACGTGTGACGTTTAAAACGCCGGATGGCGACGTCACGGCGGTCAATGATCTTAATTTCAGCCTGAAAGCGGGCGAGACGCTGGGCATCGTGGGTGAGTCCGGTTCCGGTAAATCCCAGACCGCCTTTGCGCTGATGGGCTTGCTGGCACAGAACGGCACCATCGGCGGCTCCGCAACGTTCAATGGACGGCAAATCCTGAATCTGCCCGAGCGCGAGCTGAACAAACTACGCGCAGAGCAGATCTCGATGATTTTCCAGGATCCGATGACCTCCCTGAACCCGTATATGCGTGTCGGCGAGCAGCTAATGGAAGTGCTGATGCTGCATAAAAACATGGGTAAAGCGGAAGCGTTCGAAGAGTCGGTCAAAATGCTGGATGCGGTCAAAATGCCGGAAGCGCGCAAGCGCATGCGCATGTTCCCGCACGAGTTTTCCGGTGGTATGCGCCAGCGCGTGATGATTGCGATGGCGTTGATGTGCCGTCCGAAACTGCTGATTGCTGATGAGCCAACCACCGCGCTCGACGTTACCGTGCAGGCGCAAATCATGACTCTGCTCAATGAACTCAAGCGCGAGTTCAATACCGCCATCATTATGATCACCCACGATCTCGGCGTCGTTGCCGGTATCTGTGACAAAGTGCTGGTGATGTATGCCGGACGCACCATGGAATATGGTCAGGCGCGCGACGTGTTTTACCATCCTGCGCATCCGTATTCTATTGGACTGCTGAATGCTGTGCCGCGTCTGGATGCGGAAGGCGAATCACTGCTGACGATTCCGGGTAACCCGCCAAACCTGCTGCGTCTGCCGAAAGGTTGTCCGTTCCAGCCGCGCTGCCCGCACGCGATGGAAATCTGCCATAGTGCTCCGCCGCTGGAGGAGTTTGCGCCAGGGCGTTTACGCGCCTGCTTTAAACCGGTGGGGGATCTGTTATGA
- the oppC gene encoding oligopeptide ABC transporter permease OppC → MMLSKKNSEALEHFSEKLDVEGRSLWQDARRRFVHNRAAVASLVVLILIALFVTLAPMLSQFTYFDTDWGMMSNAPDTESGHYFGTDSSGRDLLVRVAIGGRISLMVGIAAALVAVIVGTLYGSLSGYLGGKIDSFMMRVLEILNSFPFMFFVILLVTFFGQNILLIFVAIGMVSWLDMARIVRGQTLSLKRKEFIEAAQVGGVSTGSIVVRHIVPNVLGVVVVYASLLVPSMILFESFLSFLGLGTQEPLSSWGALLSDGANSMEVSPWLLLFPAGFLVVTLFCFNFIGDGLRDALDPKDR, encoded by the coding sequence ATGATGTTAAGTAAGAAAAACAGCGAGGCGCTGGAACACTTCAGTGAAAAACTGGACGTTGAAGGACGCAGCTTGTGGCAGGACGCCCGTCGACGCTTTGTGCATAACCGTGCCGCCGTCGCGAGCCTGGTGGTGCTGATCCTGATTGCGCTTTTTGTGACCCTGGCGCCAATGCTGTCTCAGTTTACCTATTTCGATACTGACTGGGGCATGATGTCTAACGCGCCGGATACCGAATCCGGGCACTATTTCGGCACGGACTCCTCCGGGCGCGATCTGCTGGTGCGTGTGGCGATTGGCGGGCGCATTTCGCTGATGGTGGGTATTGCCGCAGCGCTGGTGGCGGTGATTGTCGGCACCCTGTACGGGTCTCTGTCTGGCTATCTCGGCGGTAAAATCGACTCCTTCATGATGCGTGTGCTGGAAATCCTCAACTCCTTCCCGTTCATGTTCTTCGTAATCCTGCTGGTCACCTTCTTTGGGCAAAACATCCTGCTGATCTTCGTTGCCATCGGGATGGTCTCCTGGCTGGATATGGCGCGTATCGTTCGCGGCCAGACGCTGAGTCTGAAGCGCAAAGAGTTCATCGAAGCGGCGCAGGTCGGCGGGGTCTCGACCGGCAGCATCGTGGTGCGTCATATCGTACCGAACGTGCTGGGCGTGGTGGTGGTGTATGCATCGCTGCTGGTTCCCAGCATGATTTTGTTTGAATCGTTCCTGAGCTTCCTTGGTCTGGGTACGCAGGAGCCGCTCAGCAGTTGGGGGGCATTACTGAGTGATGGCGCCAACTCCATGGAAGTTTCTCCGTGGCTGCTGCTGTTCCCGGCAGGTTTCCTGGTGGTTACCCTGTTTTGTTTTAACTTTATCGGCGATGGCCTGCGTGATGCCCTCGATCCGAAAGACCGCTAA